The Streptomyces tendae genome has a window encoding:
- a CDS encoding mycothiol transferase — MHAKDILIDGFGRIREEVHAAVEGLAPDDLAARPGPGANTIAWLVWHLTRIQDDHVADAFGLDQVWLSGGWEKRFGLGLPRGTTGFGHSPAQVAKVRVDSGDLLTGYHDAVHEQTLGALRTLTAKDLERVVDENWDPPVTLGVRLVSVLSDDLQHVGQAAYVRGLLQDAAS; from the coding sequence ATGCATGCCAAGGACATCCTCATCGACGGCTTCGGCCGCATCCGGGAAGAGGTCCACGCCGCCGTGGAGGGCCTGGCCCCCGACGACCTCGCCGCCCGGCCCGGCCCCGGCGCCAACACCATCGCCTGGCTGGTGTGGCACCTCACCCGGATCCAGGACGACCACGTGGCGGACGCCTTCGGCCTGGACCAGGTGTGGCTCTCCGGCGGCTGGGAGAAGCGGTTCGGACTCGGCCTGCCGCGCGGCACGACCGGCTTCGGCCACTCCCCGGCGCAGGTCGCCAAGGTCCGGGTCGACTCCGGCGACCTGCTGACCGGCTATCACGACGCCGTCCACGAGCAGACCCTGGGCGCCCTGCGGACGCTCACCGCGAAGGACCTGGAGCGGGTCGTCGACGAGAACTGGGACCCGCCCGTGACCCTGGGCGTGCGCCTGGTCAGCGTCCTGTCCGACGACCTCCAGCACGTCGGACAGGCCGCCTACGTCCGGGGGCTGCTTCAGGACGCGGCGTCGTAA
- a CDS encoding LysR family transcriptional regulator — protein MELRHLQHFVAVAEDQHFTRAAERLLVSQSGLSASIRALERELQTPLFVRTTRRVTLTEAGRALLAEAERILAQVRAAHEAVAAVQGVLRGTLAVGTEQCIAGVNVAELLAAFRRRHPDVEIRLRQWGSAALAEEVAAGRLDLAFAYRTDTDPDQLRAVPLTGEPMTVLCHPDHRLARAGTPVTPQELADEVFVDFHPDWGPRRATDAAFAAAGVRRTVALEVNDVHSLLDLVDENLGVAVVPRHFRHKRPSLTALPLKDTGEAAYETVALVPAPRATSPAARALMTLLDTGGA, from the coding sequence ATGGAACTGCGCCATCTCCAGCACTTCGTGGCCGTCGCCGAGGACCAGCACTTCACCCGGGCGGCGGAACGGCTCCTGGTCTCCCAGTCGGGCCTGTCGGCGTCCATCCGGGCGCTGGAGCGTGAGCTGCAGACGCCCCTGTTCGTACGGACCACCCGCAGGGTGACGCTCACCGAGGCCGGGCGGGCGCTGCTCGCGGAGGCCGAACGCATCCTGGCACAGGTGCGGGCCGCGCACGAGGCGGTGGCCGCCGTGCAGGGCGTGCTGCGCGGAACCCTCGCGGTGGGGACGGAGCAGTGCATCGCCGGGGTGAACGTGGCGGAGCTGCTCGCCGCGTTCCGCCGGCGTCATCCGGACGTGGAGATACGGCTGCGGCAGTGGGGCTCGGCGGCGCTGGCCGAGGAGGTCGCGGCCGGACGGCTGGACCTCGCCTTCGCCTACCGCACCGACACGGACCCCGACCAGCTGCGCGCGGTACCGCTGACCGGGGAACCGATGACGGTGCTGTGCCATCCCGACCACCGGCTCGCCCGGGCCGGGACGCCCGTCACCCCGCAGGAGCTGGCCGACGAGGTGTTCGTCGACTTCCACCCCGACTGGGGGCCGCGCCGCGCCACCGACGCCGCCTTCGCCGCCGCGGGCGTGCGTCGCACGGTGGCGCTGGAGGTGAACGACGTGCACAGCCTGCTCGACCTGGTCGACGAGAACCTGGGTGTGGCGGTCGTGCCGCGGCACTTCCGGCACAAGCGGCCCTCGCTCACCGCGCTGCCCCTCAAGGACACCGGCGAGGCGGCGTACGAGACGGTGGCGCTGGTCCCCGCGCCGCGTGCCACCAGTCCGGCGGCGCGGGCGCTGATGACACTGCTGGACACCGGGGGCGCGTGA